The uncultured Desulfuromusa sp. genome has a segment encoding these proteins:
- the typA gene encoding translational GTPase TypA: MSEKIRNIAIIAHVDHGKTTLVDAMLVQSGVYREHQEITERVMDSNDLEKERGITILSKNLSVQHGGLKINIVDTPGHADFGGEVERILKMVDSVLLLVDAFDGPMPQTRFVLKKSLDLGIKPIVVINKIDRPGARPETVVDMVFDLFCELNANEDQLDFPIVYASAKFGIAKRHLEDESDNLEPLFEMISERVDPPSGDPSAPFQLLVTNIDYNKFIGRTATGKIVNGTVKAGETVARIDHAGKVKTGRISKLLGYQGLQQIELEEASAGDIVTIAGFDDLGISETLADAENPVALPYVAIDEPTLSMNFIVNNSPFAGQEGKWVTSRNIRERLMKELRTNVSLRVEDTDNTDTFKVSGRGELHLSILIENMRREGFELSVSKPEVIFREIDGERCEPIEYLSIDVPEEYQGTVIEKLGKRKAEMTSMQAMEGTNRIEFLIPARGLIGFRTEFMTDTRGTGVMNHSFHDYSPYKGLIEGRKNGVLIAMEAGETVAYSLFNLQDRGILFVGPNVKVYEGMIVGQHAKENDLVVNSCRGKKLTNVRASGSDEAVRITPPRIMSLEQALEYIADDELVEVTPKSIRLRKRYLDANERKKMEKKMR; this comes from the coding sequence ATGTCTGAAAAGATAAGAAATATTGCAATTATAGCTCACGTTGACCACGGAAAAACCACTCTGGTTGATGCCATGCTGGTTCAATCCGGTGTCTACCGTGAGCATCAGGAAATTACCGAACGGGTCATGGACAGTAACGATCTGGAGAAGGAACGGGGTATTACCATCCTCTCTAAGAATTTGTCGGTCCAACATGGCGGGCTGAAGATCAACATTGTCGATACTCCGGGGCATGCCGACTTTGGTGGAGAAGTTGAACGGATTCTGAAAATGGTCGATTCCGTATTGCTTTTGGTCGATGCCTTTGACGGGCCGATGCCACAGACCCGGTTTGTACTGAAGAAATCCCTCGATCTCGGGATTAAGCCAATCGTTGTTATTAATAAAATTGATCGTCCGGGAGCACGTCCTGAAACTGTCGTCGATATGGTTTTTGATCTTTTCTGTGAATTGAATGCCAATGAAGATCAGCTTGATTTTCCAATTGTCTATGCCAGCGCCAAGTTCGGGATTGCCAAGCGGCATCTGGAAGATGAATCAGACAATCTGGAACCACTCTTTGAGATGATTAGTGAACGTGTTGACCCACCGTCCGGAGACCCTTCGGCTCCTTTTCAGCTTCTGGTCACCAATATTGATTATAATAAATTTATTGGACGTACTGCGACCGGAAAAATTGTGAACGGAACCGTCAAAGCCGGTGAGACTGTTGCCAGAATTGATCATGCCGGGAAAGTGAAAACCGGACGGATTTCCAAGCTGCTTGGCTATCAGGGTTTACAGCAGATCGAGCTGGAAGAAGCGTCTGCCGGCGATATCGTCACGATTGCCGGATTTGACGACCTGGGGATCAGCGAAACTCTGGCCGATGCCGAAAATCCGGTTGCTCTTCCTTATGTTGCGATTGATGAACCGACCCTGTCGATGAATTTTATTGTCAATAACTCTCCTTTTGCCGGACAGGAGGGGAAATGGGTCACGTCACGGAATATTCGTGAACGGTTAATGAAAGAGTTGCGCACCAATGTTTCTTTGCGTGTTGAAGATACGGATAATACGGATACTTTTAAGGTTTCCGGACGTGGTGAGTTACATCTTTCAATCCTTATTGAAAACATGCGTCGTGAAGGGTTTGAGCTTTCTGTGTCAAAACCGGAAGTTATTTTTCGTGAAATTGATGGTGAACGCTGTGAGCCGATTGAGTATCTTTCCATTGATGTCCCTGAGGAATATCAAGGGACAGTGATTGAGAAGCTTGGCAAGCGGAAGGCGGAAATGACTTCTATGCAAGCGATGGAAGGAACCAACCGGATTGAGTTCCTGATACCGGCTCGAGGTCTCATCGGGTTTAGAACCGAATTCATGACCGATACGCGCGGAACCGGGGTGATGAATCACAGTTTCCATGACTATTCTCCCTACAAAGGCCTTATTGAAGGGCGCAAGAACGGAGTGTTGATTGCTATGGAAGCCGGTGAAACAGTGGCTTATTCATTGTTTAATTTGCAGGACCGTGGGATTTTGTTCGTTGGTCCTAACGTTAAAGTCTACGAAGGGATGATCGTTGGTCAGCATGCCAAGGAGAATGATCTGGTTGTCAACTCCTGCCGTGGCAAGAAGCTTACGAATGTTCGTGCTTCTGGAAGTGACGAAGCTGTACGGATAACCCCTCCTCGGATTATGTCTCTGGAACAGGCTCTTGAGTATATTGCGGATGATGAGCTGGTGGAAGTGACACCAAAGTCAATACGTTTGCGTAAACGCTATCTGGATGCTAACGAACGGAAAAAAATGGAGAAAAAAATGAGATAG
- a CDS encoding sigma-54 dependent transcriptional regulator: protein MEHKANILLVDDEVDSCQALSRLLSQTGYNVEICPSGEQALELLKKQPFDLIISDLFLPGISGIDIIKQTKDDSPEIGIILITGKASAETAVEAMKEGALDYITKPFNFERLKIQVTKALEKNRLVLENKYLRQQLHGRYHFDNIIGTSQAMQQVFSRMGKVAGTDSTILILGASGTGKELVARAIHYNSPRKNKPFLAINCGAIPAELLESELFGHVKGSFTNAFTDKPGKFEVANGGTIFLDEIGNMPQQLQVKLLRVLQEHEFEAVGSTRKTHLNIRLISATNIDLEEHVKAGQFREDLYYRLNVIPIHLPPLKERRGDIPQLARFFADKICKEMNLPQIRIETEAIQALETYDWPGNVREMENIIERTIALTESLVIRCEDLPSNICKTLPSTAIGPPQITSRGVDMNQVIADIEREMIQQAMVLGKGVKARAAHLLKINRTTLVEKIKRLGIEN, encoded by the coding sequence ATGGAACATAAAGCCAATATCCTTTTGGTTGATGATGAAGTGGACAGTTGTCAAGCCTTGTCACGCCTGCTCTCTCAAACGGGGTACAATGTTGAAATTTGTCCTTCTGGAGAGCAAGCCTTGGAACTGCTAAAAAAACAACCATTTGACCTGATTATAAGTGATCTCTTTCTTCCTGGTATCAGTGGTATTGATATCATCAAACAAACCAAAGATGATTCCCCTGAGATCGGCATTATCCTCATTACCGGAAAAGCTTCTGCCGAAACCGCTGTTGAGGCCATGAAGGAAGGGGCTTTGGATTATATTACCAAACCATTTAATTTTGAGCGTTTAAAAATTCAGGTTACGAAGGCTCTGGAAAAAAACAGACTGGTCCTCGAGAATAAGTACTTACGGCAACAGCTTCACGGGCGTTACCACTTTGATAACATCATCGGAACCAGCCAGGCGATGCAACAGGTATTCAGCCGCATGGGAAAAGTGGCAGGAACCGATTCAACCATCTTGATACTCGGTGCTTCCGGGACGGGAAAAGAACTGGTTGCCCGCGCCATCCACTATAACAGCCCGCGTAAAAACAAACCCTTTCTTGCCATCAACTGCGGTGCAATCCCTGCAGAATTGCTCGAATCTGAACTTTTTGGTCATGTGAAAGGATCATTTACAAATGCCTTCACCGACAAACCGGGGAAATTTGAAGTGGCCAACGGTGGGACAATTTTTCTCGATGAAATCGGCAACATGCCGCAACAACTTCAGGTTAAACTCTTAAGGGTCTTACAGGAACATGAATTTGAAGCAGTTGGATCAACCCGGAAAACCCACCTGAATATTCGCCTCATTTCTGCCACTAACATCGATCTGGAAGAACATGTCAAAGCAGGTCAGTTTCGGGAAGATCTCTACTATCGGTTAAATGTCATTCCTATCCACCTGCCACCGCTGAAAGAACGCCGTGGCGACATTCCTCAGTTAGCCCGTTTTTTTGCCGATAAAATTTGTAAAGAGATGAATCTCCCTCAGATCAGAATTGAGACTGAAGCTATTCAAGCGTTGGAAACTTATGATTGGCCCGGAAATGTCCGCGAAATGGAAAATATTATTGAGCGAACGATTGCTTTGACAGAGAGCCTGGTGATTCGTTGCGAAGACTTACCCTCCAACATCTGTAAAACATTGCCCAGTACAGCAATTGGCCCCCCTCAGATCACCAGCAGAGGAGTCGATATGAATCAGGTCATCGCTGATATTGAAAGAGAAATGATTCAGCAGGCAATGGTTCTGGGGAAAGGAGTCAAAGCACGTGCGGCTCATCTGTTAAAGATAAACCGCACTACTTTAGTTGAAAAGATAAAACGACTTGGAATTGAAAACTGA
- a CDS encoding shikimate kinase has product MPRHNIILTGFMGTGKTTLGRLLAKRIDYDFVDTDTLIEEQTGLSIAKLFETRGETAFRKLEADLVEDLALKEGQVLATGGGLVLNPHNVKVLAATGHIICLTAAPEDILARVSQQQNLRPLLSEKDPQTKINELLRQRDTVYKQFPQLSTSAQTLEQLIDKLLKLIDALPSPGAVSL; this is encoded by the coding sequence ATGCCACGACACAACATTATCCTGACCGGCTTTATGGGAACCGGAAAAACAACTCTGGGGCGTTTACTCGCCAAGCGTATCGATTATGATTTTGTTGATACGGATACTCTCATTGAAGAGCAAACGGGTCTCAGCATTGCCAAACTTTTTGAGACACGAGGAGAAACGGCATTCCGCAAACTGGAGGCAGATCTGGTTGAAGACCTGGCCCTAAAAGAGGGACAGGTTCTTGCTACGGGCGGAGGGCTGGTTCTGAATCCACATAATGTTAAGGTATTGGCTGCAACAGGACATATTATCTGCCTGACAGCAGCTCCGGAAGACATTCTCGCCAGAGTTTCACAACAACAAAATCTTCGGCCCCTGTTGTCAGAAAAAGATCCACAAACAAAAATCAATGAGTTATTACGCCAACGGGATACTGTATACAAGCAGTTTCCACAGCTATCAACATCGGCTCAAACGCTGGAGCAATTAATCGATAAACTTCTGAAACTTATTGATGCATTGCCGTCGCCGGGAGCGGTATCACTTTAG
- a CDS encoding putative metalloprotease CJM1_0395 family protein, translating into MLSPVHQYADSYQRTSPVSPGDIDSSAETTKRNKSEAATSDQAQDLHLNGKPVSETDKRDVVELSREAEEVRTLQMRDREVRAHEAAHAAAGGAYAGSPTYSFERGPDGRIYATGGSVSIDLSPIPGDPMATLQKAQQVRSAALAPAEPSGQDMKVAQKALSMAAEARSEIARQRSDDMELSTSGGLDKENAEGDDNKFVAADSVSESPSQSSAGADAPSISHLSIYS; encoded by the coding sequence ATGTTGAGTCCAGTTCATCAATATGCTGATAGTTACCAAAGAACATCTCCTGTTTCTCCCGGAGACATTGATTCCTCTGCAGAAACCACAAAAAGAAATAAATCTGAAGCTGCAACAAGTGACCAGGCTCAAGATCTTCACTTAAATGGCAAACCCGTCTCGGAAACTGATAAAAGAGACGTTGTTGAATTAAGTCGGGAAGCGGAAGAAGTTCGCACTTTGCAGATGCGTGACCGGGAAGTTCGTGCGCACGAAGCAGCACATGCTGCCGCCGGTGGCGCCTATGCAGGTTCTCCAACCTATTCATTTGAACGTGGCCCGGATGGCCGTATCTACGCTACGGGAGGCTCTGTCAGTATTGATCTTTCGCCCATACCCGGTGACCCGATGGCAACCTTGCAAAAAGCCCAACAAGTTCGTTCTGCAGCATTGGCCCCAGCTGAACCGAGTGGGCAAGATATGAAAGTTGCACAAAAAGCGCTATCCATGGCAGCTGAAGCTCGAAGCGAGATCGCCCGACAGAGGTCTGACGACATGGAATTGTCGACAAGCGGGGGATTAGATAAAGAAAACGCCGAGGGTGATGATAACAAATTTGTTGCTGCTGATTCCGTCTCCGAAAGTCCCTCACAGTCATCTGCCGGTGCTGATGCCCCAAGTATTTCCCATCTGAGTATTTATTCCTGA